A single window of Montipora capricornis isolate CH-2021 chromosome 14, ASM3666992v2, whole genome shotgun sequence DNA harbors:
- the LOC138033326 gene encoding uncharacterized protein, whose amino-acid sequence MAETKKRRPGKTYCAAGGPGAVNCANKTGTPGITMHYFPKDETLRQKWARFVRIHRKDFVSTKSSALCSAHFDETCFHSKSIAAFDASGNPVNQKRRFILGSIPSKDTVVPYTSPLTSRKRRMIKRDALFGSDGATSVKRRKILPITETPCTSTTEPAMTEYARPDTSSGGPAGIETPGSSSVCFDVDVTPVSVSTEAQDREAETAFSSLSIVRPGSIASTQPTPSGSGFQTSSSTSNKRKVPCTKCSGRAKKLKSLRKKHSRLQKKLEKLKEKCNQLLVQQNDDPKDLTREDNPEEIKEEKEDAESSDSEPQDDDEEGIEWFQQEESSEAFSSQSEDEREEDETANTITVDQGTPAQDEPKFIVFFTQLLGLFSLFCFKCRTSGPRVTMKQRGTMVIASQQCQHCGDDAFVWKSQPMTLGGKHPLGNILLSFSILMAGASISKVLLVFKHMGLSAFSARTFFYHQRSFLFPAVISYWEQYQAGLISKLKELKDVVWSGDGRFDSMGHSAKFGAYSMFSNTLLKIVHFEILQANETGSSTAMELEGAKRCFSYLQTAGVSIKVFISDRHRGIAKWIRECQTSCAHFFDIWHVARSIGKAMTKLGKEKGCEKIADWVKGARNHLYWCATSTKQGFEELIAAKWMSFMQHVANKHNNHESSLFNKCAHDDQIENRRWIKIGTKGYDKLSSLLTNVRLVNDIKKLSADAQTSCLEGFHSTLNHWHPKMVCFSWLGTFCRHILASLHFNENVQRQTKISVDGEEYLKVTYPKFKLGDEVVREVTVPPTYDYVQEIKGKLFNTSRLELTNVVDRYSAKVPPSLSSQFKDRMKKADAVESYKKRQKRQATQLYPAGEEQDQLRASTVSSEAPPKKKRKKPTCAKCGKPKKGHKAALCIDQS is encoded by the exons ATGGCAGAGACTAAAAAAAGACGTCCTGGTAAAACGTATTGTGCTGCTGGCGGCCCCGGCGCTGTAAATTGCGCTAACAAGACCGGCACGCCGGGAATTACTATGCATTATTTTCCGAAGGACGAAACTTTACGGCAGAAGTGGGCTCGGTTTGTCCGAATTCACAGGAAAGATTTCGTCTCGACAAAATCTTCAGCACTGTGTTCGGCGCATTTCGATGAAACGTGCTTTCATTCTAAGAGCATTGCTGCTTTCGACGCGAGCGGAAATCCTGTAAACCAAAAACGGCGTTTCATTCTTGGATCTATTCCTTCCAAAGATACAGTTGTGCCATACACGTCTCCCTTGACCTCGCGAAAGCGCCGAATG ATCAAAAGAGATGCACTTTTTGGAAGTGATGGTGCTACTTCAGTAAAACGGAGAAAGATTCTCCCTATTACTGAAACTCCATGTACCAGCACTACTGAACCAGCTATGACTGAGTATGCTAGACCAGATACAAGTTCAGGTGGCCCAGCTGGCATTGAGACTCCTGGCTCCAGTTCCGTGTGTTTTGATGTTGATGTCACTCCTGTGTCAGTTTCTACTGAAGCACAAGATAGAGAAGCTGAAACGGCTTTTTCAAGCTTATCTATTGTAAGACCAGGCTCCATAGCCTCAACGCAACCCACGCCATCAGGGTCTGGTTTTCAGACTAGCTCTTCGacttcaaataaaagaaaagtacCCTGCACAAAGTGTTCTGGCAGGGCAAAGAAGCTCAAGTCCCTTCGGAAGAAACACAGCCGGCTCCAGAAGAAACTTgagaaactaaaagaaaaatgtaatcaACTTCTGGTTCAACAG AATGATGATCCAAAGGACCTAACAAGAGAAGATAACCCTGAAGAAATCAAAGAAGAAAAGGAGGATGCCGAATCATCTGACAGTGAACCTcaggatgatgatgaagagggCATTGAATGGTTCCAGCAGGAGGAGAGTTCGGAGGCATTCAGCTCACAAAGTGAAGATGAAAGAGAAGAAGATGAAACAGCAAATACCATAAC gGTTGACCAGGGAACTCCAGCACAAGATGAGCCTAAGTTTATTGTGTTCTTCACCCAGCTTTTGGGactgttttctctgttttgctttaaatgtaGAACAAGTGGTCCAAGAGTAACCATGAAACAGAGGGGAACCATGGTGATTGCAAGTCAGCAATGTCAACATTGTGGCGATGATGCCTTTGTGTGGAAATCCCAGCCCATGACCCTTGGAGGAAAACATCCCCTTGGAAACATATTGTTAAGTTTTTCTATACTGATGGCTGGAGCATCTATCAGCAAAGTGTTACTGGTGTTCAAGCACATGGGCTTGTCAGCTTTCTCTGCGAGAACATTTTTTTACCATCAAAGGAGCTTTCTATTTCCAGCTGTGATTAGCTATTGGGAACAGTACCAAGCAGGCCTCATTTCTAAACTTAAGGAACTGAAAGATGTTGTGTGGAGTGGAGACGGGCGTTTCGATTCAATGGGCCACAGTGCTAAATTTGGAGCCTACTCAATGTTCTCTAACACCCTTCTCAAAATTGTGCATTTTGAAATTCTGCAG GCAAACGAAACTGGTAGCAGCACTGCCATGGAGCTTGAAGGGGCAAAACGTTGCTTTTCTTATCTTCAAACTGCTGGCGTTTCCATTAAAGTTTTCATTTCTGACAGACACAGGGGAATTGCCAAATGGATACGGGAATGCCAAACAAGTTGTGCCCACTTCTTTGACATCTGGCATGTGGCACGCTCAATTGGAAAGGCAATGACAAAACTGGGGAAAGAGAAAGGTTGTGAAAAAATTGCTGACTGGGTCAAAGGTGCACGTAACCATTTGTATTGGTGTGCCACATCTACAAAGCAGGGGTTTGAAGAGTTGATCGCAGCAAAGTGGATGTCATTCATGCAGCATGTGGCCAATAAACACAACAATCATGAATCTTCCCTGTTCAACAAATGTGCTCATGATGATCAGATTGAAAATCGAAGATGGATCAAGATAG GAACTAAGGGTTACGACAAACTCAGCAGCCTCCTAACTAATGTGCGTCTGGTTAATGACATTAAGAAACTGTCTGCTGATGCCCAGACTAGTTGTCTTGAAGGCTTTCACTCAACCTTGAACCACTGGCATCCAAAGATGGTTTGCTTTTCTTGGCTTGGGACTTTTTGCAG GCACATTTTGGCCTCTTTGCACTTCAATGAGAACGTACAACGACAAACAAAGATATCTGTTGATGGAGAGGAGTACTTAAAAGTAACCTATCCTAAATTTAAGCTGGGCGATGAGGTTGTCCGTGAGGTCACAGTGCCACCAACTTATG ATTATGTCCAAGAAATAAAGGGGAAACTTTTCAACACCTCAAGGTTAGAGCTTACAAATGTGGTAGACAGGTACAGTGCAAAGGTTCCACCTTCACTCAGTTCACAGTTTAAGGACAGGATGAAAAAAGCAGATGCTGTTGAAAGCTACAAAAAGAGACAGAAAAGACAAGCTACACAGCTGTATCCTGCAG GTGAGGAGCAAGACCAGTTGCGAGCAAGTACAGTTTCATCTGAAGCACCACctaagaagaagagaaaaaagccAACATGTGCAAAATGTGGAAAGCCAAAAAAGGGGCATAAAGCTGCTCTCTGCATAGACCAGAGTTAA